In Plodia interpunctella isolate USDA-ARS_2022_Savannah chromosome 30, ilPloInte3.2, whole genome shotgun sequence, the following proteins share a genomic window:
- the LOC128682365 gene encoding histone H1B-like, whose protein sequence is MADTAVASEASAPATPAKKQPKASAAAGGVKKAKAKPTHPKTSEMVNNAIKELKERSGSSLQAIKKYIAAQYKVDAEKLAPFIRKYLKSAVESGALIQTKGKGASGSFKLESKSASSKKPAAAGSKKSASSAAAKSKKATAAASAASKSKKGASSGAASSSASSPSKGKASSAAKDKKAAAAKKKPAAAKKAAAPAKAKAAAAPKAKKTAKPPTKKPKAPKPKKAAATQKKAAAKKTPASKK, encoded by the coding sequence ATGGCAGACACGGCTGTAGCATCCGAGGCATCAGCGCCAGCGACGCCGGCGAAGAAACAGCCCAAGGCGAGCGCGGCCGCCGGTGGTGTGAAGAAGGCTAAAGCCAAACCTACTCATCCCAAAACTTCGGAGATGGTGAACAATGCCATCAAAGAGTTGAAGGAGAGGAGCGGCTCGTCACTTCAAGCGATCAAGAAATACATCGCGGCCCAATACAAAGTCGACGCGGAGAAATTGGCGCCGTTCATAAGGAAGTATCTCAAGAGCGCCGTCGAGTCCGGTGCCCTCATACAGACCAAGGGTAAAGGAGCTTCCGGCTCGTTCAAATTGGAATCGAAATCTGCGTCTTCCAAGAAACCGGCGGCCGCCGGTTCGAAGAAATCTGCATCTTCTGCGGCGGCCAAGTCCAAGAAAGCCACCGCAGCGGCCTCCGCCGCATCGAAGTCGAAGAAGGGAGCTTCTTCTGGCGCCGCCTCGTCGTCTGCCTCGTCGCCGTCCAAGGGCAAGGCGTCCTCCGCCGCTAAAGACAAGAAGGCAGCGGCAGCCAAGAAGAAGCCCGCCGCGGCAAAGAAAGCGGCCGCACCGGCGAAGGCGAAGGCCGCCGCAGCGCCCAAGGCGAAAAAGACAGCTAAACCGCCAACGAAGAAGCCGAAGGCGCCCAAACCGAAGAAGGCGGCCGCCACACAAAAAAAGGCCGCAGCGAAAAAGACACCCGCCTCCAAGAAGTAA
- the LOC128682368 gene encoding histone H2B encodes MPPKTSGKAAKKSGKAQKNISKTDKKKKKHKRKESYAIYIYKVLKQVHPDTGISSKAMSIMNSFVNDIFERIAAEASRLAHYNKRSTITSREVQTSVRLLLPGELAKHAVSEGTKAVTKYTSSK; translated from the coding sequence atgccgcCGAAGACAAGTGGTAAGGCCGCCAAGAAGTCTGGCAAGGCCCAGAAGAACATCTCCAAGACtgataaaaagaagaagaagcacaAGAGGAAGGAGAGTTACGCCATCTACATCTACAAGGTGCTGAAGCAGGTTCATCCCGACACTGGTATATCCAGTAAGGCGATGTCTATCATGAACTCGTTCGTGAATGACATCTTCGAACGCATCGCTGCCGAGGCGTCCCGTTTGGCCCACTACAACAAGCGTTCCACAATCACGTCCCGGGAGGTGCAGACCTCCGTGAGGCTGCTGCTGCCCGGCGAGCTGGCCAAGCACGCCGTCAGTGAGGGAACGAAGGCCGTCACCAAATACACTAGCTCTAAGTAA
- the LOC128682366 gene encoding histone H2A, whose protein sequence is MSGRGKGGKVKGKAKSRSNRAGLQFPVGRIHRLLRKGNYAERVGAGAPVYLAAVMEYLAAEVLELAGNAARDNKKTRIIPRHLQLAIRNDEELNKLLSGVTIAQGGVLPNIQAVLLPKKTEKKA, encoded by the coding sequence ATGTCTGGACGCGGTAAAGGTGGCAAAGTCAAGGGAAAGGCAAAGTCCCGCTCGAACCGTGCGGGTCTCCAATTCCCCGTGGGTCGTATTCATAGGCTCCTACGCAAGGGCAACTATGCCGAGCGAGTCGGTGCTGGCGCTCCCGTTTACCTCGCCGCCGTGATGGAGTACCTGGCCGCTGAGGTTCTCGAGTTGGCCGGCAACGCTGCCAGAGACAACAAGAAGACCAGAATCATACCGAGGCATCTGCAGCTGGCCATCCGCAACGACGAGGAGTTGAACAAACTTCTGTCCGGAGTCACAATCGCCCAGGGCGGTGTACTGCCCAACATCCAGGCGGTGCTCCTGCCCAAGAAGACCGAGAAGAAGGCGTAA
- the LOC135310019 gene encoding histone H4, with translation MTGRGKGGKGLGKGGAKRHRKVLRDNIQGITKPAIRRLARRGGVKRISGLIYEETRGVLKVFLENVIRDAVTYTEHAKRKTVTAMDVVYALKRQGRTLYGFGG, from the coding sequence ATGACCGGTCGCGGCAAGGGAGGGAAAGGTCTTGGAAAGGGAGGAGCCAAGCGTCACAGGAAGGTGCTTCGTGATAACATCCAGGGCATCACCAAACCGGCCATCCGTCGTTTGGCCCGCAGAGGAGGTGTCAAGCGTATCTCCGGTTTGATATACGAGGAGACGCGTGGTGTGCTCAAGGTGTTCCTCGAGAACGTGATCCGCGACGCGGTCACTTACACAGAGCACGCGAAGAGGAAGACCGTCACCGCTATGGACGTTGTATACGCTCTGAAGCGCCAGGGCCGTACCCTCTACGGTTTCGGCGGTTAG
- the LOC128682371 gene encoding histone H3, producing the protein MARTKQTARKSTGGKAPRKQLATKAARKSAPATGGVKKPHRYRPGTVALREIRRYQKSTELLIRKLPFQRLVREIAQDFKTDLRFQSSAVMALQEASEAYLVGLFEDTNLCAIHAKRVTIMPKDIQLARRIRGERA; encoded by the coding sequence ATGGCTCGTACCAAGCAAACGGCCCGTAAATCTACCGGTGGTAAGGCACCCAGGAAACAGCTAGCCACTAAGGCGGCTCGCAAGAGCGCCCCCGCCACCGGCGGTGTCAAGAAACCCCATCGTTACAGGCCGGGAACTGTAGCACTCCGTGAGATCCGTCGTTACCAGAAGAGTACTGAGCTCCTGATCCGCAAGCTGCCCTTCCAGCGTCTCGTGCGTGAGATCGCACAAGATTTCAAGACCGATCTTCGTTTCCAGAGTTCGGCCGTTATGGCTCTTCAGGAGGCCAGCGAGGCGTACCTGGTAGGCCTCTTCGAAGACACCAATCTGTGCGCGATCCACGCCAAACGCGTCACCATCATGCCAAAGGACATTCAGCTGGCGCGCAGGATCAGGGGCGAGCGCGCTTAG